From Drosophila yakuba strain Tai18E2 chromosome 2L, Prin_Dyak_Tai18E2_2.1, whole genome shotgun sequence, one genomic window encodes:
- the LOC122319493 gene encoding uncharacterized protein LOC122319493, which yields MRNNRYNLRNLQPRRLNQQLEALRTNVPANRDETPPTSVTVNLPKFTHNNPHLWFAQLERSFRLHHIVDDTDKFDLVTLHLEEDVVLAVEDLVTRPPADNKYKAIKTRLLQKFAKSPESKLRRLLQGGGATGLKPSKILANMRRLAPDPGSESIIYTLFLAVMPASIRPLLTVWDDSDLDKLAKIADKLLKAVSTNAAFAIGTSSNGVLPANPAICAVSPADHLKELSVNLRSLMQDVTALKKDVKRIQSRNRSRSSSRGARPAGNSSQQTSGAQENHCIYHKRFGDNANKC from the coding sequence ATGCGTAACAACCGTTATAATTTGCGAAATTTACAACCAAGACGCCTAAATCAACAGCTCGAGGCACTTCGGACAAACGTTCCTGCGAACAGAGATGAGACGCCGCCCACAAGTGTTACCGTGAATTTGCCAAAATTTACACACAACAACCCGCACCTGTGGTTTGCTCAATTGGAGCGATCATTCCGTTTGCACCACATTGTCGACGACACCGACAAGTTCGACTTGGTGACACTTCATTTGGAAGAAGATGTGGTTTTGGCTGTGGAGGATTTGGTCACTCGTCCACCGGCAGACAACAAGTacaaagcaatcaaaactcGCTTGCTGCAGAAGTTCGCTAAATCGCCCGAGTCAAAACTGCGACGACTACTTCAGGGAGGAGGTGCCACCGGATTAAAGCCTTCGAAAATCTTGGCAAATATGCGACGCTTGGCCCCGGATCCTGGCAGCGAGAGCATCATTTACACCCTATTCCTCGCTGTGATGCCTGCCTCCATTCGTCCGCTGCTCACCGTATGGGATGATTCGGACTTGGACAAGCTTGCGAAGATTGCAGACAAACTGCTCAAAGCCGTTAGCACGAACGCCGCGTTTGCCATTGGCACATCTTCAAATGGTGTTCTTCCAGCAAATCCGGCTATCTGCGCAGTTTCCCCTGCAGATCATTTGAAAGAACTTTCAGTCAATTTACGTTCGCTCATGCAAGATGTCACGGCATTGAAAAAGGATGTCAAACGCATCCAATCACGCAACCGATCACGCAGTTCATCTCGTGGCGCAAGACCAGCGGGAAATTCCAGTCAACAGACATCAGGAGCACAGGAAAATCATTGTATTTACCACAAGCGCTTTGGTGACAACGCAAATAAATGCTGA